The genome window CTGATGAAGTTTGTTTGTTGTTTTTAGTATGATCATGCTGCCCCTGAGTAACTGTTTCGTTtacatgcattaaatgtcttcGATGGATACCAAGATGTCatttcccacttcgattcgaATTCTGACGCGCCTTGTTTTAACCGCTATCCTCGCTGCTATAAATACTAGTCCACGGTTGTTTCTTTTTACCGTGTGCCACTGCTCGAGCTGCAGCTCTCGTTCGAAGCTtctcactctctcccgagtCTTTTTCCATCTAAGACTTTTCATGCCAGACCGATGGCGCCGAAGGCTAGGTCTAATCGCCCAAAGACATATTGGATTGGACAATCGAAGGTGGATGACGAAGTGCTGGTCGGTCTCGTGAAAGAGGGATTGATCAGCGACGTCTCAAAGGTTAGGCTCTCCGGGAACCAGGAGACACCGGAGTCTTCTGACGATGAAGCTGCTGTGTTCATTGACTATTTTCGAGCAGGCCTTCGCTTGCCCTTCGATGACATGGTCGTCAAGGTACTGAAATTATTCGAGTGTACCTGCACCAGCTTACGCCCAACGCCATTGTGAGGCTGGGGCTATTTGCCTAGGCTGCTCGGTCTGAGGTAGCAAAAGCATCAACCAGGGCCTTCACTGCTgcccaccggcttcatcatcagcCGAAGCCAGTATTCGCCCGAAGCATGCAGAGTGAGGCACATTATGGGTGCTTAAACTTCGCTTACTGCACCGGGTTGTCCACGTCTGCCATCgtgtacaaaaataaatggtCGAAGGACTGgacgcagtggtggttctaccacaaggtagaTCAACAGGACTTTCTCGTTTCGAAATGTGAGGAGGTGAAGGGGAACTGCACTCCGGATGTGCAATTGAAAGCGTCCTAGCGGACTGCtctcgaggccttcgccaggtgtgCGAAGTATTTATCCACTCAGGACCTCATAGAGGAGTTTATAACCACCGGAGTGTGGCCCCTTAGCCGGGACTGGAGCATCCCAGAGTTTGGGGAGAAGGGGCCTGAGGGGCTCTGGGAGACCGCTAAAGCACAGCGGTTGCAAGAAGAGCTGAATGAGACGAAGGCTCTATTTGAAGATGCCTTAAATGAGCTTGGGGAGCTAGAGCCGAAGGCCGTCGCTGCATGCGAAGCCATCAGTAGCACCTTTGAAGGGATTGGTGCTTCGGCCACGCCCCCAACACTCGATATTGTCGGACTGGGTGATCTTATAGGTTGGATTAATGAAACCAGCGGGAAGGCTGCTCCCAGCAGCTTAGTTATATGGTGACTTCTGCGTGATGGTCTCAGCCCGAAGCCTTGTCTAATCAATTGAAATGATAGGCTGCGACCATCACACTGGGCTCCAGAAGCACACCTTCCGATACCCAACGGACATGTCTACCTCGGCCGTGTCGAGGGCGTCGAAGGCCACTGCCCGATCGTTCACtaccaattattggtgcagaCACGGCCGCGATCTTTCCCTCCAGGAGGCGGAGATGAATCGCCAGCGAGTACGTTTCTTCTTACTACcagttttgtttaatttttctaGTCGTGTGTGCTTTGAAGAAATATTTCTCTTGTAGGCGAAGGTGAGGGACGATCCTTCGGCTAAGGCTACGACCGCGGCGGCCGAAGACACTGGGAAGGTGTGACTAATTAGCGCAAAGCGTCATGTTGtttattaaaattttgttataaCCTGGGACGATGTAACATATATTAACGAtgtaatatatactatttttatttgttgcaaAATGTTCTTGACTTTTTGTGCTCCCTGCGTaggtcctcccttcggacactGCACAGGTAGCCGAAGAGGTTGTTCCCGTTACTATGATGAGAGACAATTTTTTGTGTCTTGATCTTGCTGGGACTCCTTTCACCGCCGCCATCCAGATATTGAGTTCGAGCGGTATTGGGAGGCGAAGTGTAGGGCATACGATGCGATGAATAATAGGAccaaaagattttggaaatattTTAGCCCTTCAGCTTTGATTACCGCAGAGCTGAGCGTAACTCGTGTCAAATTGCGCGCAGAGACGGTGAACCTTCACCTACTCTCATTGAACCAAAGGTTGAGCCCGAAGACGACGACAGACTCCTGCCTCGCCAGCCTCAGCTTTGCTACCGCCGTGGGACCTCTTCGCAGCTGGTGCAACACACCGAAGGCGAGGGCGCCCTTCATGCATCTCCCTCAGCTTCGTCTTATGTTGGGTCCCCACTGGACCCAACTATGCCTTTTCATGctagtcaaggcatagcctttcaatttggttttagtcggtggtataaggattttgttgatcctgacCTTGATCGCTTTGCAGAATAAAAAGTGTTTTTTACAGTTAATGTTCATTTTTGGGCGTTTGAGTTGTTTCTTCGGTGGCACCATGCTTGAAGTCTGATTTTGACAGATGTTTCGCAATGCTTTCAGAGGTTAGGAACACTTCGCAACAACTTGAGCAAAGTCTCCCTCAGCGAACGCCGTTCACCTGACTTTAGCTGCGGGAACCAAGTAACTTCTACGAAATGTTTTCTCGAGTTTCATTCTCGATAATTTATTTGGGGTGACGCTTTGGCAGTGATGAATGTTTAAGATCTGAGAAcgccatccccccccccccgactttggTAATGCTATTCCAAGAATGCCGTCCCCCTGACTTTTTATCGTAGGTACCTTCAGCTGATGGAACTTTATTATTAGGTGCgagggtaggcactcttagcccccaactttttagctagaagtgcgccgccttctttcaggtcgagcgacacttcggctttttcttctgaaggtttgtttttccttcggtgcgggggcaagcattcttagcccctgactttttagcGAGAAGTGCGTCGCGTTCTTTcgggtcgagcgacacttcggctctcttagcccccgactttttagcaAGAAGTCCGCCGCCTTCTTTCAGGTTGAgtgacacttcggctttttcttcggaatgtttgtttttccttcggtgcggggccaggcactcttagcccccgactttttagcgagaagtgcgccaccttctttcaggtcgagcgacacttcggctttttcatccgaaggtttgtttttccttcagtgcgggggtaggcactcttagccctcgactttTTAGCGAGAAGTGTGCCGCCTTTTTtcaggtcgagcgacacttcaattttttcttccgaaggtttgtttttccttcagtgcgggggcaggcactctcagcccctgactttttagtgagaagtgcgccgccttctttcaGGTTGAGCGACAATTCGGCTTTTCcttccaaaggtttgtttttccttcggtgtgggggcagacactcttagccttCGACTTTTTAGCGAGAAGTGCGCTGCCTTCTTTCAGGTCGAGCGACACCACGCGGTTGTGGGTTCAATCTCACGGACggtgccaactgttggaaccGTAGTCCCGAACAAGGAGAACCTTCTCTTATAGGGAAAACCGAAGGCTTCTAGGTGTGACACGTGCTTAGTATAAATAGTCTCAACTGATTCCAACCGTCTCGAATACaatatggccctatttatagatcgtactcaaccactccacgcggGGTTTACAGTTTttacccccttacctgctacattctcggaatattcgGGAGAATTATGGTACAATTAagtgtatttacataattacaactctgccccgGGCAGTTAAGTGGGCCCTGACATCCAGTCGCGATCTTCGGTAGACCCCATGATTCCGCCGGAGGCTCCTTAGCTATCAGCCAGAGGTTCACCACGGGCTTCGCTCCTCTCTTTCGGCGCCGCGAGTCGATCCTCGGTCCCGGTCCGAAGACGCCTTGCTACCTTCGCCCACTCCGGTCAGCAAAATTGTCGACGTAGTCTTCGGCTTCCGACCAAAGGTTGTTGTCGCCTTCACCGACGCAGGTAGCTGGGACCACGGGCGCGCCTCCGGTCTTCAACCAAAGGATCATTCGGGTCTTCGCCCGCATGGATGAAGGATTTGAGCCAGCCTCCAGCTTGCGACCGAAGGTACTTCCTGATCTTCGCCAACAATACCTGAAACATCCCTGTAATTACCTGAATGTGTAGCCACCGGTAGACTTCGAGTTACCCTACGAAGGGGGagggcgagagatcatccccaacagtagctcCCTAcgggtaaggttcatcttcgatgggccgaacctGTAGACTTAAAGATGTGTCTCAACGCTGCCCTCGACACCACGTCCAcgtggtcgtgggttcgatccccatgGACGGTGCCAACTATTGGAATCATAGTCCCAAACAAGGAAACATTCGCTTACAGGGAAAGCCGAAGTCTTCTAGATGTGACACGTGCTTAGGATAAATAGTCTCAACTGATTCCAACCGTCTCAGATACAGTATGGCcatatttatagcccgtactcaaccactccacgtgGGGTTTACAGTTTttacccccttacctgctacatcctcagaatattcgggggcattatggtacaatcaagtgtatttacataattacaactctacCTCGGGAAGTTAAGTGGGCCCTGACATCCAGTCGCGGTCTTCGGTAGACCCCATGACTCCGTCGGAGGCTTCTCAGCTATCAGCTGGAGGTTCACCACGGGCTTCACTCCTCTCTTTTGGCGTCATCCGTGGGTTCGAACCAGGAGGACCTTCGCTTATAGGGAAAGCTGAAGGTTTCTAGGTATGACACGTGCTTAGGATAAATAGTCTCAACTGATTCCAACTGTCTCGGATACAGTATGACCCAatttatagcccatactcaaccactccacgcggAGTTTACAGTTTttacccccttacctgctacatcCTCGGAATATTcgagggcattatggtacaagtgtatttacataattacaactctgccccgGGCAGTTAAGTCGGCCCCGACATCCAGTCGTGATCTTCGGTAGACCCCATGACTCCGCTTGAGGCTTCTCAGCTATCAGCCGGAGGTTCACCACGGGCTTCGCTCCTCTCTTTCGGCGTCGCGAGTCGATCCTCGGTCTCGGTCCGAAGACGCCTTGCTACCTTCACCCACTCCGGTCAGCAAAACTGCCGGCGTAGTCTTCGGCTTCCAACCGAAGGCCATTGTCGCCTTCACCGATGCGGGTAGTTGGGACCGTGGGTGCGCCTCCGATCTTCAACCAAAGGATCGTCCGGGTCTTCTCCCTTATGGATGAAGTATTTGAGCCAGCCTCCAGGTTGCGACCGAAGGTACTTTGTGATCTTCGCGTGCACTCCCTGAAACTTCCCTGTAATCACCCGAATGCGTAGCCACCGGTAGACTTCGAGTTACCCTATGAAAGGGGagggcgagagatcatccccaacagtagcctcCTACGGGTAATGTTCATCTTCGTTGGGCCGAACCTGTAGACTTCAAGATGTGTCTCAATGCCGTCCCCGACACCATGTCCAcgtggtcgtgggttcgatccccacggacggtacCAACTGTTGGAACCGTAGTCCCGAACAAGGAGAACCTTCGCTTATGGGGAAAGCCAAAGGCTTCTAGATGTGACACGTGCTTAGGATAAATAGTCTCAACTGATTCCAACCGTCTCAGATACAGTAtagccctatttatagcctgtactcaaccactccacgagGGGTTTACAGTTGttacccccttacctgctacatcCTCGAAATATTctggggcattatggtacaatcaagtgtatttacataattacaactctgccccAGGCAGTTAAGTGGGCCCCGACATCCAGTCGCGGTCTTTGGTAGACCCCATGACTCCGCCGGAGGCTTCTCAGCTATCAGCCGGAGGTTGACCACGGGCTTCGCTCCTCTCTTTCGGCACCGTCCGTGGGATCGAACCAGGAGAACCTTCGCTTATAGGAAAAGCCGAAGGTTTCTAGGTGTGACACGTGCTTAGGATAAATAGTCTCAACTGATTCCAACCGTCTCGGatacagtatggccctatttatagctcgtactcaaccactccacacGGAGTTTACAGTTTttacccccttacctgctatATCCTCAaaatattcgggggcattatggtacaatcaagtgtatttatataattacaactctgccccgGGAAGTTAAGTGGGCCCCGACATCCAGTCACGATCTTCGGTAGACCCCATGACTCCGCCGGAGGCTTCTCAGCTATCAGCCGAAGGTTCACCACGGGCTGTGGTCCTCTCTTTCGGCGCCACGAGTCGATCCTCGGTTCCAGTCCGAAGACACCCTACTACCTTCGCCCACTCCGGTCAGCAAAACTGCCGGCGTAGTCTTCGGCTTCCGACCGAAGGCCattgtcgccttcatcgacgcgAGTAGCTGGGACCGCGGATGCGCCTCCGGTCTTCAACCAAAGGATCGTCCGGATCTTCGCCTGTATAGATGAAGGATTTGAGCTAGCCTCTAGGTTGTGACCGAAAGTACTTCATGATATTCGCCTGCACTCCGTGAAACATCTCTATAATCACAGGAAATACGTAGCCACGGGTAAATTTTGAgttaccctacaaaggaggagGACAAGTGGACTGGCCTATTCTGACAGAGCATGCACATAACAGACGCCtgggaaaaaacaaaataatgtACAGTTGAATTAtgtactccctccatttttGTTTAATAGGCAATTTTGATTAGAAAGTTGTTTGGTAATACTTGGCAATGCAAAATATCCAATGCGAGGTTTCCAAATTTACCCCTACACCTCACCTGTCTGGGTAACGTGGCACGTTCTCAGCCAAAAATTTGGACCTAGTGAGCTTCTTCTCATCAACGCTCGCACCTTCTTCCTCGTCTAAGAAAAACAGAGTCCTCAACAACACCTTGGTGAGCCACGGTGCCGATGACCGATGCTTCGCCGTGCACCAGCAGCATGTGGTCGGAACCTGCTCGCCGCCGCGCTGCCCGCAAGTCATGCGCGGGCGTGGGCACGCCCAGCCTCCCGAGCATCACCTCGTCACCTAAGCCGAGCTGTTGCGTCCATATGGCATCAGGGGCAATATTTTGCTTGTCAGTGCAGCTGATGTGTTCTGCAAAATGCCTGAGCTGGTGTATTATTCTCAATGTAGCAGGTAATCACAGTAAGGCTAGGCATTTACATGACCCAAAATTCGGTTTGACAATGTCGGTGAGTACTCTTGGAATACTTGTGGAACAGCAGCTACAAGCTCTGCCAATGTTGTAACAGCCTTCTTATATTGTATGGTCTGAATACCAGCAAAGAAATCCAAATCAAAGATATTGAAGTCTGACGAATTTGGTGGTTGACAAATCAGCTGTATATCGAATCCCTCTAGTTGTGCTGCTTCACAAAATATCATTTTCCCAATATCTTCTCATGGCCACTTTGCTCGGATTGCAGGACCTTGATTGGGATGCTCCACCTCCATTTCTTGCTTTGGAACTAGGTTCAGATCAAAGTCTCGCAGAACTTGTTGTGGGGGATCCAGGTTCAAATAGGGGCGGACGTCCCTTGATTCGAGGGCATTCAGTTGAATGCCTAAATTTTTTTGGTAAATAATtaagtatatgtatgtgtatttGGCATATGTATAGATATGCAATCAATTTGCTACGTAGGCCCAGTATCACATGCTTAAACTTGCTCAGTTTTATTCTATAGACTTCTCAAGCAAATATTTAATGTCTCTTAGTTATCAACTCAGACTATTTATTAAAGATAAGCGTACAGATAAAAGGTTTAGAAAAGTGAAAAATCTTGGGAGCTTCCGGTCATGCTTGTTAAAAGAGATAAGAGTATCATGTATCCTATTGTTTACAACCTTCTTAAGTTGGTGTTAGAAGTTTCTCAAGTTGGTGTTAGTTTTCCCGTGGCAACTGCTAGTGTTGAGAGGATACTTTCAACAATGgattatgcaaaaaaaaaaagctaaaaatagAATAGTAGACTAATGGTTGAATGACTGTTTAGTTACATTCATTGAGCGTCAATTTTTCAGATAAGACATAGACAAGATCCTGATATTGCACATACAATCTATAAAGGAGTGCATAGTTAAATCATATTAGTTATTATGtaatttgtataattatttgaGTTTGTCTCTAATATgaataatttatattatattatagagTTTAATATTgtgaatattttcttttttattgaaTATTTATGTTACCGTCGAAGTTTGAATCTCTAACCCAAAAATCCTAGATTCGCCATTGGATTCAAATCGAAGTCCCTTAAAATCGGTCGATTACGGTCTTGACACGAGAAATCGAATAAGAGGTGTTATTCCTTGCTTGCCCTGTGTTATTTTTTTCACGATATTTGTTCAAGTCAAAGAGAACTATAGATGAGAAGAGAAGCTCAGGAGGAGTTGGCTTATCTGAAACTCACGCACAGAGACGATGAGAACTTTAGAAGCTGGGAAAGTGAAGAAAGAGCGCCAAGCTTTCTCTGCTTTGAAATTTGAATAGCCCGCCATACCGTTCACCGAACACCAAAGCTCAGGGGAAATTTGGTCACAAAGTCAAAATCAAATGGTTGCCTAGTTGTGTATGCTAGGGCCAAATTGTcaaatactccctccattttcaATTAATTGACACCCATAACCTTAGCGTAAAGAACTAGGCAATCATTTGTTTATAATTTTGTGACCAAATTGCCCCTAGCTAGGCCCTCCACGGCGTGACACTACAGATGACAAAAATTGGGCCCCATAGTGGAAAAATTGGCATCGGACTCCCAGACTGCAGTGTGTGGCTTTGGTTCCTCTTCCTCAACCAACGTTTCCTTCGAGCGATAAAAATCCCCTTCTTCTCGTCGTCCTGAGCCCCAGCAAAATCCCCAAATCTCATCAATCTCTCGGTCTCCAAAAAAAATCGAGTTCCCTTCTCTCAGATCTGGGCTCCCTACCACTTCTCTCTAGCTGATCTGGTGTAATAGGAAGGAGCGCGCGTGCGAGGTTCCGCGCGTGCGGGCagtagggaggaggagctggaggagcCGCGCTGGGGAGGACGCGGCTAAGGCGGCGAGGCCCGCGAGGAGGCACGCCGGGAGGTTGGCGGGGTCCGCGGCAAGCACGCGCGCGAAGGAGTGCGGCGATGGGAGGGACGGGGGCAGGTGCAGCGGGACGAGGAGCGTGCAGCCTGCGTCGGTGAGCAGCGTCGCCACCGCGTCGACGACAGCGAAGGgggtggaggggaggggagggatgCAGGAACACTGCCTGCCTGCCTCTCACTTTCTCCCTTTTTTAATCGGCTGGCATCGACACAAGAAGTGAGCACACGTGTGCAAGCGAGCACCACACAATCGAAGTGAGCAAATTGGCGGGCTGTTCAAATTTCAGAACTGGCGGCCAATTCTTGCGTGCTCATTTTATCTGTTTTCCTAGcttttcctctcctcctcatATTCCCTTCTCAGCCATGGCTTTCTTTGACTTGAACAAATGCCTTGATGAAGATCACAATGGGCAAGGAAGGAGCAAGGTTCTACAAGACTTTGATTTGAACAGATACCTTGAAGAACAAATACCCCACCAAGACTATACCTATCAACTGGTTCTGAGAGATTTCGATTTGAACCTCGTACCCCAGCAGGAAATAGAGGTGGAGTGTCCCTACCAAGGTTCAGCAGCTTCCAATGGTAAGCTCTATTTTTCTAGCTTGTCCTCTAAATACATTGCTCTTCCCCGGGTGGAGTTTTGACAGCCTACCAGCCTGCCTCATGCATACGGCGAAGTAGAGGCATATCGACACAGAAAATTGCATCCCCTACGAGCTTGTCAACTAACGGGCCTATGCAATCTAGGATCATGACTTGGTCTTGCAAAGTCTTATTCTCAGTTATTAATGTAATTGTGCTTATGTACATCGTGGTTCTGTTGTGGAACGTTGCAAGGCACAATCAGTTTTATTTTAGTTTCAGTCCCCTGCAGCACATGTTCCTATTGCACTCTGTCATTTTCTTATCCTATTTGATCTTTTCTTCAGGTCATATTATTAAATATTCTTGCAAGAAGGAACTCACTAATGATCAGCGAAAGGAAGTGTATAAAGCTCTTGCTTTGAGAAGTACAAAAGGAAAGGTATCACGGGAAATTGTCAGGGACATTGCAGCATCATTCTTAGTTAGTCCTCGAACAGTTTGGCGCATTTGGCGGCGTGCAAGTCAATGTTTCAAGCAGGGTGAGAATATAGATGTCACTAAAAAGAGGTATAACTGTGGTCATAAAGATCTCCTGGTTGATctaagcaagatgcaagatatCCCTGTTTCCAAGAGGACAACATTGGATGATCTGTCAAGACACTTGCATGTTAGCaaaaccaaaatttggaagcttAAACAGCAAGGTCAGATAAAGAGACACTCAAACACAATAAAGCCGTTGTTAAAGGATGAGAACAAGAAAGAAAGACTCAGGTGGTGTATTTCCATGCTTGATCCAAGTAGCATAAATTGTGACCCAATTTTCAAGGACTTCTCTGATATTGTGTATATAGATGAAAAATGGTTTTATCTTACAAGGAAGACTGAGAGATATTATCTTCTTCCAAATGAAGAGGAGCCTATTCGGACATGTAAAAGTAAGAATTTCATCCTAAAGGTAATGTTCCTCTGTGCTGTTGCTTGTCCAAGGATGGCTAGTGAAGGAAATTGCACATTTGATGGGAAAATTGGGTGTTTTCCTATGGTTACATATGAAGTTGCTAGAAGGTCAAGTAAAAATCAGGTGGCGGGAACATTAGAGATGAAACCTATTATGTCAATTACGAAAGAAGTGATGCAGTCCTTTATTATTGAGAAAGTTCTCCCTGCAATTCGAGCAAAGTGGCCATCCGAGGACATTGAGAAACCAATATATATCCAACAAGATAATGCTCGCCCTCATGTTGATCCTGGTGATCCTTTATTTTGTGAAGCAGCACAACAATATGGACTCAATATTCAACTAGTTTGTCAACCGCCAAATTCGCCGGACTTTAATATCCTTGATTTGGGCTTCTTCTCTGCTATTCAGTCCATCCAATATAAAAAGGCTGCTAGAACAGTACCTGAGCTTGTTGCTGCTGTTGAACAGGCATTCCAAGAGTATTCGCCAATATTATCAAATCGGATGTTCTCGACATTGCAGCTTGTCATGATAGAGGCGATGAAAGTAGGAGGCGGCAATAACTATAAGATCCCCCATATCAACAAAGCTTCATTAGAAAGAGAATACAACCTTCCAACCCAGATGAAGTGTGATCTCAATTTGGTTCAGGAGGTATGTAGGAAAATTGATTAATTAAATGGAGCTGCTGGTTCATGTGAAGTTCAGATGTCCATATTTTGCTTAAGGATGTCCCTTGTCAACTTACTTTGCTGGAATATCCATATGCAAGTCTCTTTTGATCGATGTAGATATGTATAGAGAAGTCCTTTGTCACCATAAATATGTGTAGTCTTTTGGTCTATGTAAATATGTATTGTACAGTCCTCTATATAGAGAAAATATCTTGGTCAATGTAGTTCTCTGTATAGTAAATTGGTCTGATCTATTGCATTTG of Phragmites australis chromosome 3, lpPhrAust1.1, whole genome shotgun sequence contains these proteins:
- the LOC133912166 gene encoding uncharacterized protein LOC133912166 isoform X1 — its product is MAFFDLNKCLDEDHNGQGRSKVLQDFDLNRYLEEQIPHQDYTYQLVLRDFDLNLVPQQEIEVECPYQGSAASNGHIIKYSCKKELTNDQRKEVYKALALRSTKGKVSREIVRDIAASFLVSPRTVWRIWRRASQCFKQGENIDVTKKRYNCGHKDLLVDLSKMQDIPVSKRTTLDDLSRHLHVSKTKIWKLKQQGQIKRHSNTIKPLLKDENKKERLRWCISMLDPSSINCDPIFKDFSDIVYIDEKWFYLTRKTERYYLLPNEEEPIRTCKSKNFILKVMFLCAVACPRMASEGNCTFDGKIGCFPMVTYEVARRSSKNQVAGTLEMKPIMSITKEVMQSFIIEKVLPAIRAKWPSEDIEKPIYIQQDNARPHVDPGDPLFCEAAQQYGLNIQLVCQPPNSPDFNILDLGFFSAIQSIQYKKAARTVPELVAAVEQAFQEYSPILSNRMFSTLQLVMIEAMKVGGGNNYKIPHINKASLEREYNLPTQMKCDLNLVQEVCRKID
- the LOC133912166 gene encoding uncharacterized protein LOC133912166 isoform X2 — translated: MQSRIMTWSCKVLFSVINVIVLMYIVVLLWNVARHNQFYFSFSPLQHMFLLHSVIFLSYLIFSSGHIIKYSCKKELTNDQRKEVYKALALRSTKGKVSREIVRDIAASFLVSPRTVWRIWRRASQCFKQGENIDVTKKRYNCGHKDLLVDLSKMQDIPVSKRTTLDDLSRHLHVSKTKIWKLKQQGQIKRHSNTIKPLLKDENKKERLRWCISMLDPSSINCDPIFKDFSDIVYIDEKWFYLTRKTERYYLLPNEEEPIRTCKSKNFILKVMFLCAVACPRMASEGNCTFDGKIGCFPMVTYEVARRSSKNQVAGTLEMKPIMSITKEVMQSFIIEKVLPAIRAKWPSEDIEKPIYIQQDNARPHVDPGDPLFCEAAQQYGLNIQLVCQPPNSPDFNILDLGFFSAIQSIQYKKAARTVPELVAAVEQAFQEYSPILSNRMFSTLQLVMIEAMKVGGGNNYKIPHINKASLEREYNLPTQMKCDLNLVQEVCRKID
- the LOC133912166 gene encoding uncharacterized protein LOC133912166 isoform X3 — encoded protein: MAFFDLNKCLDEDHNGQGRSKVLQDFDLNRYLEEQIPHQDYTYQLVLRDFDLNLVPQQEIEVECPYQGSAASNGHIIKYSCKKELTNDQRKEVYKALALRSTKGKVSREIVRDIAASFLVSPRTVWRIWRRASQCFKQGENIDVTKKRYNCGHKDLLVDLSKMQDIPVSKRTTLDDLSRHLHVSKTKIWKLKQQGQIKRHSNTIKPLLKDENKKERLRWCISMLDPSSINCDPIFKDFSDIVYIDEKWFYLTRKTERYYLLPNEEEPIRTCKSKNFILKAFQEYSPILSNRMFSTLQLVMIEAMKVGGGNNYKIPHINKASLEREYNLPTQMKCDLNLVQEVCRKID